GGGTTCGCGGCCTTCACCCGGGCCACGGCGTCGACGATCACGTCGGCGATCTCCGGGGAGCCCTGGTAGCCGGACAGGACGGTGTCGCACGTCTCGAAGGCGCCGCGCTCCTCGATGCCGGTGATGACCTCGGCGACGTCCTCGGCCGCGATGAGCGGCCCGCGCCAGGCGCCGTACCCGGTGTGGTTGGAGAAGTTCACCGTCAGGACCGGCCACACCTCGTGGCCGAGGCGCTGGAGCGGGAAGACGGCTGCGGAGTTGCCGACGTGGCCGTAGGCGACGTGGGACTGGATCGAGAGGACGCGCATTCCCCGAGCCTAGATCAGGTCGCGTCAGGCCATCTGGAGCGACCTCTTGGACAGCCCCATCCAGTAGCCGTCGATCACCTGGGCGCCCGGTGCGTCGGCGGTCGTCGCGGCACCGAGGGTCACGAACAGCGGCGTGTAGTGCTCGACGGTCGGGTGGGCGTACGGCATGCCGGGCGCCTTGGCCCGGTAGTCGGCCAACGTGTCCACGTCGCCGCGGGCGAGGGCGTCGGCGGCCCAGAGGTCGAAGTCCTTCGACCATCCCGGCACCTTGGCGTCGATGCGCCAGTCCTCGAGGAACGGCAGGCCGTGGGTGAGGAAGCCGGACCCGACGATGAGCACGCCCTCGTCGCGCAACGGGCGCAGCCGCTCACCGAGCCTCATCAGGCGGTGCGGGTCGTCGGTGGGCAGCGACATCTGCAGCACCGGGACGTCGGCCTCGGGGAACATGATCTTCAGCGGCACCCACGCGCCGTGGTCGAGTCCGCGGGAGGCGTGCTGGTGGACCGGCTCGGTGCTCGGCATCATCGCCGCGACCCGCTGCGTCAGCGCCGAGGCGTCGGGCGTCTCGTAGGTCATCTGGTAGTACTTCGGCGCGAACCCGCCGAAGTCGTAGACCAGCGGCGCGCCGCTCGCCGACAGGCTGACCGGCGCGGACTCCCAGTGCGCGGAGACGATCAGGATCGCCTTCGGACGCGGCAGGTCGCGGGCCCACGCGGCCAGCTGCCCGGACCAGATCGGGTCGTCGAGGAGGGGCGGGGCCCCGTGGCCGATGTAGAGGGCAGGCATCGCAGCGTTCATGACATCCTCAATAGTTTGAGATTAAACTATATTCCCCCGGTAGTCCACCGGCAAGTGGTCGTTCCGGGCCACGGACGACGACCGTCTCCCGGTGGACTACGCGGGCGGATCGTCGTCGGCGTACGACGGCAGGCTCCAGTCGACCGGATCCGCCCCCTGCTCCTCGAGCAGCCGGTTGACGGCGCTGAAGGGCTTCGAGCCGAAGAAGCCGCGGTGGGCCGAGAGCGGTGAGGGGTGCACCGACCGCACGCACGGGACCGGGCCCAGCAGCGGCTCGAGCGACTGGGCGGGCTTGCCCCAGAGGATGGCCGCGCAGGGGCCGCCGCGCTCCGCGAGGGCGACGATCGCCCGCTCGGTGACGGCCTCCCAGCCCTTGCCCTGGTGGGAGTTGGAGTCGCCGGGGCGCACGGTGAGGACCCGGTTGAGCAGCATCACCCCGCGGTCGGCCCAGGCCGACAGGTCGCCGTGGGCGGGCGGCTCGACGCCGAGGTCGTCGCGCAGCTCGGCGTAGATGTTGCGCAGGCTCGGCGGCAGCGGCCGCACGTGGCGCTCCACCGCGAAGCTCAGCCCGATCGGGTGGTGCGGGTTGGGGTAGGGGTCCTGCCCCACCACCAGGACGCGTACGTCGGCCAGCGGGCGTCCGAACGCCCGTAGCACCAGCTCCCCGGCGGGCTGGTAGCCCCGGCCGGCCGCGACCTCCTCTCTCAGTAACCGGCCCATCGCCGCGACCTGGTCGTCGACCGGCGCCAGCGCCGCGGCCCAGTCAGGGGCCATCAGCCCCTTCTCGACGAGCCCCGCCAAGGCGCTCACGACGCCGTCCGGACGGGTCGCTGGAGCCGGTCGAGGAAGGCGACGAGCAGCGCCTCGCGCATGGCCGGCGAGGCCACGTCGAGCATCGCGTTGACCTCCGCCATCCGCGTCGGCAGCTCGAGGTCCCCCTCGGCGGAGGCGCCCACGAGCCCGGACGCGGCGAGCAGGCCGTCGAAGTCGTCGTCGGTGAGGGTGGCAGGGTCGAGGGCCTCGATGAAGGCGACCACTCCTTCGTCGACCGCGACCGGGCCCGCCGCCTGCGCCGCGGCCACCGACTCCGCGAGCGCGGTCGCGAGCTCGTCGACGTGGGCGAGCGTGCCGGCGCTCACCGACAGGTGGATGCTCGGCCCGCTGCCCTCGAAGGACAGCTGGGGCTGGACGTACCACCCGCGCGAGACGAGCTCGTCGGTGAGCGTGAACGGGTCGAGGGTGTCGTCGGTGGCGAGGGTGACGAGGGTCGAGTCGGGCGCGACCACCAGCTCGAGGGCGGGCTCGCGCTCGACGCACGCCACGATCGCGTCGACCGCGGCCAGGGCCTGCTCGGCGAGCGCGAGGTAGCCCGCGTCGCCGATGTGCTGCACCACGGCCCACGTGCCGGCGATCGGCCCGCCCGAGCGCGTGGACTGCGTCGTGGCGTTGAGCATCGTGTAGCCCGGCCACGCGGCGGAGGCGAAGAACTGCGGCCGGCGCAGCCCGGCGTCGTGGTGCAGCAGCAGCGACGTGCCCTTGGGTGCGTAGGCGTACTTGTGGGTGTCGACCGAGATCGAGGTGACCCCCTCGACCGCGAAGGTCCAGGCCGGCGCCGCGCGCCCCAGCCGGGCGGCGTACGGCAGCACCCAGCCGCCGATGCACGCGTCGACGTGGCACCGCACGCCGCGTGCCGCGGCCGCGGCGGCGATCTCGGTGACGGGGTCCACCACCCCGTGGGCGTACGACGGCGCGCTGGCGACGACCAGCACGGTGTCGTCGTCGATCGCGGCCGCCATCGCGGCGGCGTCGGCGCGGAAGTCCGGGCCGACCGGCACCAGCACGGCCTCGACGCCGAAGTAGTGCGCGGCCTTGTGGAAGGCGGCGTGCGCCGTGGCCGGCAGCACCATCCGGGGACGGGCGACGTCGGGGCGGCTGTCGCGCGCGCCCTGCACGGCCAGCAGGATCGACTCGGTGCCGCCCGACGTCACCGTGCCGACCGCGGTGCCGGGGGCGTCGAGGAGGTCGCACGCGAAGCCGACGAGCTCGTTCTCCATCCGCAGCAGCGACGGGAAGGCCGTCGGGTCGAGGGCGTTGGACGCGGCGTAGGCGGCGACCGCCTCCCGCGCGACGCGGTCGGCCTCGGCGTCGCCGGAGTCGTAGACGTAGGCCAGGGTGCGCCCGCCGTGGACGGGCAGGTCAGCGCGCTGCAGGTCCCGAAGCCGCTCGAGGGGGTCGCTCACGTGTGGGCTCCTTGTGCTTCTGCGGCCGCCACCTCGGCGGCGTCGAGGGTGTACTGGCGCAGCCACCACAGGCTCAGCAGGGTGAGCGCCGCCGGCAGCAGCGAGAACCCGAGGGTGATGGCGGTCAGCGCCGAGTCGGGCTGGGTGATCTCGCGGCCCTGGCTCGACAGGTAGCCACCGAGGGCGAGCACGACCGCGAAGACGGCCGGTCCGAGCGCCAGGCCGAGGGTCTCCCCGGCCGTCCACACGCCGGTGTAGACCCCGGCGCGGTTCTCCCCGGTCCGCGCGGAGTCGACCGCCGCGGCGTCGGGCAGCATCGCCATCGGGAAGACCTGGCAGCCGGCATAGCCCACCCCGACGAGCGCGGTCGCGGCGAAGACCACGGCGGGCGGTGCGACGCGCGCGGTCGCTGCGAGGGTCGCGCCGGTCGCCAGCACGACCGAGGAGATGGCGTAGCCGCGCCGCTTGCCGATCCGGGTCCCGACCGCGGCCCACACCGGGGTCAGCAGGAGGGCCGGTCCGACGAAGCAGACGAACAGGATGGTGGCGGCGCCGGGACGCTCCAGCACCTCACCGGCGAGGTAGTCGACGCCGGCGAGCATGCAGCCCGTGGCCAGCGCCTGGAGCACGAAGGTGGTCAGCAGGACCCGGAAGTCCCGCGCGTGCGCGACCACGCGCAGCTGCTCGCGCAGCGACCCGGCGCCGGCCGCGACCGTGCCGACGGGGGCGTTGCGTGTGCCCCACCACGCGCTCACCACGCCGACGACGATGAGGACCGCCATCACCACGCCCATCACGCGGTAGCCGTCGCGCCCGCCGACGGCGTCGCGGATCAGCGGCGCGCTCGCGCCGGCGAGCATGATCGTGAAGGCCAGGATCGCGACCCGCCACGTCATCAACCGCGTGCGCTCGTCGTACGACGAGGTGATCTCCGCCGGCATCGCGACGTAGGGCACCTGGAAGAACGCGTACGCCGACGCGGCGAGCACGAAGAACACCAGCACCCAGCCGGCCTCGAGCACCGAGCTCCCCAGGTCGGGCGCCGCGAAGATCAGGGCGAACGCGCCCGCCAGCATCAGCCCGGCCCGGATCAGCCACGGCCGGCGCGGACCGGCCGGGTCGACCGTCCGGTCGCTCACCCGGCCGGCGATCGGGTTGAGCACCACGTCCCACGCCTTCGGCACGAAGACGATCACGCCAGCCCACAGCGCGGCGATGCCGAGCTCGTCGGTCAGGTAGGGCAGCAGCATCAGCCCGGGCACCGTGCCGAAGGCGCCCGTGGCCACCGACCCGCTGCCGTAGCCGATGCGTACGCCGCGTGGCAGGCGCGTCGCGACCGGCGCCGAGGTCACCGCGGGCCCAGCGCCCGCGAGCCCGCCGACCCGTAGCGGCGGCTGGGGTTCGACCCGATGGTGGCGGGGGAGGCCTTCTT
This sequence is a window from Nocardioides sp. S5. Protein-coding genes within it:
- a CDS encoding class III extradiol ring-cleavage dioxygenase; its protein translation is MPALYIGHGAPPLLDDPIWSGQLAAWARDLPRPKAILIVSAHWESAPVSLSASGAPLVYDFGGFAPKYYQMTYETPDASALTQRVAAMMPSTEPVHQHASRGLDHGAWVPLKIMFPEADVPVLQMSLPTDDPHRLMRLGERLRPLRDEGVLIVGSGFLTHGLPFLEDWRIDAKVPGWSKDFDLWAADALARGDVDTLADYRAKAPGMPYAHPTVEHYTPLFVTLGAATTADAPGAQVIDGYWMGLSKRSLQMA
- a CDS encoding uracil-DNA glycosylase, producing MAPDWAAALAPVDDQVAAMGRLLREEVAAGRGYQPAGELVLRAFGRPLADVRVLVVGQDPYPNPHHPIGLSFAVERHVRPLPPSLRNIYAELRDDLGVEPPAHGDLSAWADRGVMLLNRVLTVRPGDSNSHQGKGWEAVTERAIVALAERGGPCAAILWGKPAQSLEPLLGPVPCVRSVHPSPLSAHRGFFGSKPFSAVNRLLEEQGADPVDWSLPSYADDDPPA
- a CDS encoding aminotransferase class V-fold PLP-dependent enzyme, translating into MSDPLERLRDLQRADLPVHGGRTLAYVYDSGDAEADRVAREAVAAYAASNALDPTAFPSLLRMENELVGFACDLLDAPGTAVGTVTSGGTESILLAVQGARDSRPDVARPRMVLPATAHAAFHKAAHYFGVEAVLVPVGPDFRADAAAMAAAIDDDTVLVVASAPSYAHGVVDPVTEIAAAAAARGVRCHVDACIGGWVLPYAARLGRAAPAWTFAVEGVTSISVDTHKYAYAPKGTSLLLHHDAGLRRPQFFASAAWPGYTMLNATTQSTRSGGPIAGTWAVVQHIGDAGYLALAEQALAAVDAIVACVEREPALELVVAPDSTLVTLATDDTLDPFTLTDELVSRGWYVQPQLSFEGSGPSIHLSVSAGTLAHVDELATALAESVAAAQAAGPVAVDEGVVAFIEALDPATLTDDDFDGLLAASGLVGASAEGDLELPTRMAEVNAMLDVASPAMREALLVAFLDRLQRPVRTAS
- a CDS encoding MFS transporter, which encodes MTSAPVATRLPRGVRIGYGSGSVATGAFGTVPGLMLLPYLTDELGIAALWAGVIVFVPKAWDVVLNPIAGRVSDRTVDPAGPRRPWLIRAGLMLAGAFALIFAAPDLGSSVLEAGWVLVFFVLAASAYAFFQVPYVAMPAEITSSYDERTRLMTWRVAILAFTIMLAGASAPLIRDAVGGRDGYRVMGVVMAVLIVVGVVSAWWGTRNAPVGTVAAGAGSLREQLRVVAHARDFRVLLTTFVLQALATGCMLAGVDYLAGEVLERPGAATILFVCFVGPALLLTPVWAAVGTRIGKRRGYAISSVVLATGATLAATARVAPPAVVFAATALVGVGYAGCQVFPMAMLPDAAAVDSARTGENRAGVYTGVWTAGETLGLALGPAVFAVVLALGGYLSSQGREITQPDSALTAITLGFSLLPAALTLLSLWWLRQYTLDAAEVAAAEAQGAHT